One window of Haemorhous mexicanus isolate bHaeMex1 chromosome 16, bHaeMex1.pri, whole genome shotgun sequence genomic DNA carries:
- the LOC132334521 gene encoding olfactory receptor 14A16-like — MSNSSSISHFLLLALADTRQLQLLHFCLLLGISLAALLGNGLIISAVACGHHLHTPMFFFLLNLALSDLGSICTTVPKAMHNSLWDTRTISYSGCAAQVFLFLFFISAEYFLLTIMCYDRYVSICKPLHYGTLLGSRACAHMAAAAWASAFLYALLHMANTFSLPLCHGNALGQFFCEIPHILKLSCYKSYLRELGVSVFTTFLAFRCFVFIVFSYGQIFRAVLRIPSEQGRHKAFSTCLPHLAVVSLFVSTSFFAYLKPPSISSPSLDLAVSVLYSVVPPALNPLIYSLRNQELKAAVWRLVTGQFQKHSSDCQFLHVSCN, encoded by the coding sequence atgtccaacagcagctccatcagccacttcctcctgctggcactggcagacacgcggcagctgcagctcctgcacttctgcctcttgctgggcatctccctggctgccctcctgggcaacggcctcatcatcagcgccgtagcctgcggccaccacctgcacacgcccatgttcttcttcctgctcaacctggccctcagcgacctgggctccatctgcaccactgtccccaaagccatgcacaattccctctgggacaccaggaccatctcctactCAGGATGTGCGGCACAGGTATTTCTGTTCCTCTTCTTCATTTCAGCAGAGTATTTTCTCttgaccatcatgtgctacgaccgctacgtgtccatctgcaaacccctgcactacgggaccctcctgggcagcagagcttgtgcccacatggcagcagctgcctgggccagtgcctttctctatgctctgctgcacatggccaatacattttccctgcccctgtgccatggcaatgccctgggccagttcttctgtgaaatcccacacatcctcaagctctcctgctaCAAATCCTACCTCAGGGAACTTGGGGTTTCTGTTTTCACTACCTTCTTAGCATTTcgttgttttgtgttcattgttttctcctatggGCAGattttcagggctgtgctgaggattccctctgagcagggccggcacaaagccttttccacctgcctccctcacctggccgtGGTCTCCCTGTTTGTCAGCACCTCATTTTTTGCCTACCTGAAGcccccctccatctcctccccatccctggatctggcagtgtcagttctgtactcagtggtgcctccagccctgaaccccctcatctacagcctgaggaaccaaGAGTtaaaggctgcagtgtggagactGGTAACTGGACAATTTCAGAAACATTCAAGTGATTGCCAATTTCTGCATGTCTCTTGTAATTAA